One Mus caroli chromosome 6, CAROLI_EIJ_v1.1, whole genome shotgun sequence genomic window, atgtagcccaggctggccttgaaatactcatatttaattttttttaaaaaaaattataaactattaatttcttttgagacaatatTTTACTCTGTAGGCTAGGTTGAGCTTGAACTCACAGCCCTCCTGTTCAAGCCTCCTGAATGtgagcttattttttaaaagatatatctCCACTGAAGTATAGCTCATCTAtagaaatatgcatatatttaactTGTATAATTTAAGTGCTCTGAGTGTAAACAGCCACTGAAACCTCCATCTCCACCACAACAGTGAGCATGCCCACTTTCCCCAAGGCTTCCTCCATTCCTGAAGGGAACTGCCTCTCTCACGGAGGAGCAATGAGCCTGCTCTCNCACTTTTGATCTTCTATGACAGNAAGTGCGTAGAGAGACTTGAAGGCACCAATGTCTCAAGGGGGAGACCAAAGGTGGAAGCGGTAATGAGGCAAGATGGGTTTCTTTCCAAGAATGAGAAGAATGTCCTCTAAGGCTCACAGTACAGAGAAGGAAGGCATTTtagttttagtgttttttttttttaaagtgagaaagTTACTAATCAAACAcgaaaaaaaattcattcaatTGATCAATAACTATCCATTGAGCAACTGTGGCATTCTGGGTACTGTGGAGAATGGGCAAGAGCCATGACTTGATTGGGATGCTAAGCATGGGTTACAGTTGCCCTGGACACACCTGGGATGCTAGAGCAATCCCATAAGTCAGTATCCCCTAGGGACCCTGTGAAGATACTTTTAGTTAGTACCCAGACGAAGTCATGAAAGATGCAAAAtaactacatattttattatgtaaatttaaaagCCCACACGAATATGAGCTTGAGGGCAAACCTTTCAGGTCTTCTGAGAGTAGGTGTAAAGTGATCAGTTAAAGAAAGACGTTGAGCACAATGTGGATCAGACTCCACTGAGGTCACGAGTTGGGTATACAGTTAGGGAAAGGCTGCCAAGGACAATAGAGGATGCTCTGTTGCAGGTCTCTGACATCTTTGGTGTCACAATCCTCGGATACTCTGATGTCAAATGTCTCAGTCCTCACAGAGTCAAATGGCCTTGGGAAAGAACATAGGAGCTTTGGGTTCTATGTAAAATTCTCACGTCAGAAGTTAATATGAggccaggcacagtgacacatgcctgtgtgtctctcaggaaacaaaaactaaaggaCTAGTGTGCCAGTTCGAGNTCAGCATGCTCTACATAGCGTATTACAGACCAGCCAGTACTGTGCAGTGagaccttgtttttttttaaaaagtcaatatgGAAGTATTTGGAGGCATGCTTTTGATACAAAGGGCCACTAACAAGCTATCATGTGAAGATCTCGGGTGGTTTGTGTGTGTCCAACTGCACTCTAGCTGCTAGTGAATATCACTAGTAATGTGCCTACTCCAAGactcaccatctctctctctctctctgtctcactctcagAGAGGACTACACACCCCAGAACCAATCACTAAGACTCCTTCTTTTAAGATTGTTCTTTTGACCTTGCTAAACTTTGTTATGTAGGGACAAGGTCATCAAACTTCCTCTGAAAAAGCCAGATAGCCCATATCGAACTCTGCCTCTGCTGCGCAGATTGAGCCAGAGGCACTNCAGCAATACCCGAGGGGGGGCTGGGCTCTGGTGGAGTTTTCTTTCCAAAGCGTGTGACAGTCCCAGTTTGGCCTGTGGGCCAAAGTGTAACAACCCCTGGTCTATGGAGATCAGTGAAGACCAGGGCCAACTTCATGGAGAGCACTGCCTTACAAACATAAGCTGTGAAGTCTTTAATCATGAATAGTTCAAGAGAACAACCTCCACGAACTGTTTCAGGGCTCGTTACTGGTTGGAAAAACAGCGGGGCTCATCTACAGCTCCAAGATTCCTTCCAGTGCTGTCCCTGTGAGGTAGCTCAGGttggttgtcttagggttttactgctgtgaacagaccccatGTCCAAGCAACTCTCATGAGGACAACACTTAATAGAGGCTgagttacaggttcagaggttcagtccattatcatcaaggggaGAACATGGTAACAtccgggcaggcatggtgcaagaggagcatcttcatctgaagcctgctggcagaatactgactcccaagcagctaggatgagggtcttatagccatagtgacacacctactccaacagggtcacacccactccaacagggccacaccttctaatagtgccactccctgggccgagcatatataaacaaaccatcacaccgggcaacttttctttcctgttactaTTTAAAGAAGCACCTGCTCTATTATGAAGCATACTGCAAGTCTGGTTTCTCAtaagtatctttcttttttagatcTGTTTTCTCAACCAGTCACTTTTAATGGGCTCCGGAAATATCCTCTCCTCTTCAATGTGTCTATCCCTCACCACGAAGAGGTCGTCATGGCTGAACTGCGGTTGTACACGCTGGTGCAGAGAGATCGTATGATGTATGATGGCGTGGACCGTAAAATTACCATTTTTGAGGTACTAGAGAGTGCAGACGGTAGCGAGGAGGAGAGGAGCATGCTGATCTTAGTATCAACAGAGATCTACGGAACCAACAGTGAGTGGGAGACATTTGACGTCACGGATGCCACCAGACGTTGGCAAAAGTCAGGCCCATCAACCCATCAGCTGGAGATCCACATAGAAAGCAGACAAAACCAAGCTGAGGACACNCAGCAATACCCGAGGGGGGGCTGGGCTCTGGTGGAGTTTTCTTTCCAAAGCGTGTGACAGTCCCAGTTTGGCCTGTGGGCCAAAGTGTAACAACCCCTGGTCTATGGAGATCAGTGAAGACCAGGGCCAACTTCATGGAGAGCACTGCCTTACAAACATAAGCTGTGAAGTCTTTAATCATGAATAGTTCAAGAGAACAACCTCCACGAACTGTTTCAGGGCTCGTTACTGGTTGGAAAAACAGCGGGGCTCATCTACAGCTCCAAGATTCCTTCCAGTGCTGTCCCTGTGAGGTAGCTCAGGttggttgtcttagggttttactgctgtgaacagaccccatGTCCAAGCAACTCTCATGAGGACAACACTTAATAGAGGCTgagttacaggttcagaggttcagtccattatcatcaaggggaGAACATGGTAACAtccgggcaggcatggtgcaagaggagcagagagttctacatcttcatctgaagcctgctggcagaatactgactcccaagcagctaggatgagggtcttaaagccatagtgacacacctactccaacagggtcacacccactccaacagggccacaccttctaatagtgccactccctgggccgagcatatataaacaaaccatcacaccgggcaacttttctttcctgttactaTTTAAAGAAGCACCTGCTCTATTATGAAGCATACTGCAAGTCTGGTTTCTCAtaagtatctttcttttttagatcTGTTTTCTCAACCAGTCACTTTTAATGGGCTCCGGAAATATCCTCTCCTCTTCAATGTGTCTATCCCTCACCACGAAGAGGTCGTCATGGCTGAACTGCGGTTGTACACGCTGGTGCAGAGAGATCGTATGATGTATGATGGCGTGGACCGTAAAATTACCATTTTTGAGGTACTAGAGAGTGCAGACGGTAGCGAGGAGGAGAGGAGCATGCTGATCTTAGTATCAACAGAGATCTACGGAACCAACAGTGAGTGGGAGACATTTGACGTCACGGATGCCACCAGACGTTGGCAAAAGTCAGGCCCATCAACCCATCAGCTGGAGATCCACATAGAAAGCAGACAAAACCAAGCTGAGGACACNGGAAGGGGACAACTGGAAATAGATATGAGTGCCCAGAATAAGCATGACCCTTTGCtggttgtgttttctgatgaCCAAAGCAATgacaaggaacagaaagaagaactGAATGAATTGATNACCCATGAGCAGGATCTGGACCTGGACTCCGACGCTTTCTTCAGTGGGCCCGATGAAGAGGCTCTGCTGCAGATGAGGTCGAACATGATCGATGATTCGTCCGCTCGGATCAGGAGGAACGCCAAGGGGAACTACTGTAAGAAGACCCCACTGTACATCGACTTCAAGGAGATTGGGTGGGACTCCTGGATCATTGCTCCTCCTGGGTACGAAGCCTATGANTGCCGGGGTGTGTGTAACTACCCTCTGGCGGAGCACCTCACACCTACAAAACATGCAATTATTCAGGCCTTGGTCCACCTCAAGAATTCCCAGAAAGCTTCCAAAGCCTGCTGCGTGCCCACGAAGCTGGATCCCATCTCCATCCTCTATTTAGATAAAGGTGTCGTCACCTACAAGTTTAAATATGAAGGGATGGCTGTGTCTGAGTGTGGCTGTAGATAGGAGAGGAGAGGCGTCCCATGGCTTATTTAATAACTGCAGATGTGTATATTTTGTGTTCTATTTAATGAGACTATTTAATGAAGGTGTACAGATAATAGAGGTTGCCACCTTAGGGAACTGTGCTGTAGGAAATGTGTATTTTGCTCCACAATCCAGTCCCGTCCAGTTATCTTCTTTCCCAGTGATACCATCTCTTAACAGGCCCGCATCATTTATGCTTTCTGGCAGTTTGGAAAGAGCAAGCCTTACAGGAAAGAGTGtcaacacacatgtatttgtgCACGTNCATGCAGGTGCACgtgaactttaaaaagtctttttgcTCAACAGGCAGACTATATTTTTACATGTGAGTGACTTCCTCCAGAATGTATGTATTACAGGATATGGGATTTAGGCCAAGAAAGTTCTTTTTGGGAGTTTAACCATCTAGAGATGTGTATTTCCCAAATGTTNGGGGGATGTAAATGTAGTTCTTTTCAATTGTATCTGCTATGGCTCAGAGCAGCAGGCTTGATGAGNCTGCTTCAAGTTCAAGATGTGGATGGGGTTGTCAGATAACAAAACAAATGGCCTTGACAGGCAATGGTCCCAGAGATGCCGTTGCAAAGAATAAGCCCCTGGGTCATATACTTCTGAGGACAGTTCCTGGTCAGGAAAGATGGGGGAGAGGGTCTTTCAGGATTGNCACTCCCTTAGTCAACAGGAGGGAAGGCCACATGTACCACCCCTTAGTGCTACAAAGGGNCATGGAGGTGGttgagggagatgggggaagaaggGCTCAGATGTCCTCATGAGTGGTGGTAAAGCCATCACAATTCTAGTGGAATTATTAACTCTTTTTGGACAGAATAAAACAGCCCAAGACTGAGAGGACTTGAGGAAGCTGTCTGAGGACACAGTTGACAATACTCCTCACTCTATGGCCTCCTTCCCTTGCTGGGCACCTCTGCCTTCCCCTCTGTTCTCTTCCCTTTGTTTAATTGCCTTCCCATCATGCCTcttgtcttcctgtctttctctccttcatcaTCCATGGAGGAGGCAGCAGACATGACATGACAGGGGGACCTGAAACCATTCTCCCTCAGTATAAAATCAGCTAGCGAGCTGACTGCTAGACTTATCCTGGAAATCTAATTGGATTGGATTTGANTTACATACTTTGTGCTATGTTTGCCATGAAGAATACAGAACAGAAGAATAGAGTCNAAGTAAACACACTCAAGCCCATGAATTAGCAGAGACATAAGCAAACCACTCAAATGTTGAGCTTGAACTTTGAAGTCAGCCTTGATCTGGGGAGAAATCCTCTAGCACCCCCATTCTTTTCACCTCCTTTCTGTTTGAAACTCTTGTCCATCATCAGGTAGGTTGTAAGGACACTGAGATNCTGGTGCAAGCCCTACCACTTCCTGTTAAGATCCTCGACTCTATGTAGGCGGAGCTAGAGCAGGCAAGTTCTGAGTCACCACAGCATCAGCAGACAAATGACACAGTGACTCACATGAGAAGCAGGAATATGGCCTCAGTATATTACCCAACCCTTCCCtattggttatatatatataaatgccgGGCTAGTTATCAGCTTCCTTTCCCTAAACTTCTTAGGGCTATATATTCAGATTGTCCTGTTAAGGACNGGTATTTTCCGAATTTGGACTTCAACTCTATATATCTAGTCACTCAAAATACAAATCTCAGAGAAGCTGTTGCCCTGGAAGTGGAATACTTTGATCATCAATGAGAGCATGATGAGGGACATTAGGTTGGCTGAGATGGCTGTTCAACTAAGAAGCATCCATGTTAGCCTCTTTCTAACCCCATGTGTTTGAGTGCACGCATGAATCTGAACATGTATAGCTGGCATTGGCTAGCCGTGCCAGCAACCCTAAGGAACTGGTACAGCCTTCACACTCTATGGTACACGACACATACTCATACTCCACGGTACTGCAGATCCTTTCTCAAGGAGACTATCACggacataataataaaataattttagcttAGCAGGCATAGTTTCTTCTAAGTTCTAGTCATGGCTCAGCTTTGTAATTTCAATAGTTTAGATGTGTCGTGTGATGCCAAATGGCTTGCAAACTCCAGGAAAACATGACAGCCAGGTCCTCAGAGCTGCATGCCTTCTGGCCACAGAACATCACTGACATTAGCATTCTGATACTAGAGGTGTCAGCTCTTGTATCCTGGCATACCCACTACCAGAGTTGAGGCTGTCTGCAAACCCCACATGCTTCTCCATTTACTACAGCGCTTGCTCATGTAAGCGGTGCTTTCATGATGGTCTTCTTGGAGAAAGGCATGCACATAGCATAGCTGCGTGTTGGATAGTCAAGTGTTACTGTTTTCACTATTGTtatgaatttgcttccttatCAGAAAGTGGAGTGACAAAAGCCATAAATAGAaacattcttctctctcctcccaacaGCTGCTTGCTGCCTTTCCATTTCACAGACTTAACCTGAAGCCACAGAACGGGCAGGTTCTCAGGAAACTGAAACGTAACCTATACATTTCTTCAATGACAGGTCTTCCACTGTGGCTTGCCCATAccagtcttgttttctttttatttcttatgcttTGATGGAAAAAGCTAATAACGATTCTTTGAGCAGCAGGGGCACTTGGCAGCCACCNGACCCCACCCCATGCAACTCCACCTGCACGGTCGTGTAAAAGTTTCTAGGCTTCTTACTATTTAttgattaatatatttatttttgtaatatagtgtagaatattaaaattttatttttatgtgtgtgactcCCTCTCGAATAAAATAGCCTTTTCTGCAGCTCCCAGTGTATCCTTTCCAGGAATGTAGCTCACTTAGAATCGGCACCTGTATGTCCACCTCTGCTTTTTGCATCAAACTGTCCTGTTATTTTAAGGGATCCGGCCATGGCTTTATGTATTTGTGTCTTGTGGGCAAAAACTGTGAGCCCCTCCCTGTGTCTGCTGATGTGTAAGTAGCAGAGTTCAACTGAAGAGCAAATGTTTCGGAGGCATTTTGTCAATAAATGACATGCTATCCCCTAACTCACCACGCTTCGCCTTATTTATTGTGAGAGGGCATCTGTCAGCCATAAGTGAATATGACTGCTACCCCATTAATGCAAGTGCCATTTTGTTGGACATGTCCCCCAAAGAAGGGGTCTCTTTTCTGAAAATGCCCATTACCTCCCTGATCTGCTAATTCAGACAAACAGTGGTACCCAAAAGTCAATGTAGTGACTTCAGAGTGGCCCTTTCAGCACCCCACCGTTTTCCAGTCTAGAAGTGTTAGTTAATCTGGAAATTTAATGATGAAATACTTTTTACAAATGGTTACTAGAGTTTTATCATTCTTTATATTCTTTGAGTGAAAGATNTGCTCATATGAAGGAATTTATATCTCAAATTTCCCCAAATTCATAAAGTGCTGCAGTATGCAGGCAAAATCTCTTCTCACTTATTTACAGTGCAGTTCAGGTCCCCTTCTGTCCCCTGGCCCTGCTCCAGGCCCCTTGACCTTCCATCACTCATATGTGGTAGAAAGGAAACgtgggttttctgtgtgtgttctcttgttCCCAAAGACATTTGATTTTTCCACATTCAGCAGAAGGATGGGAGCTGGCACTTCATGATACCAGCACATGTAGAAACATATCTACNCATAAACACCCCGCAGAGAGTGACCATTTACACAAATCAGTCCATTTCTATCACACAAGCACAAGGGGGTTGTGAGCTCCTGACCTAATTGTGGTGGGGAGATGGATGCTAGCCCTTGCCAGCACCCTCCGGGGCACCCAGGAAATGAGCTGATACTGGGGCATGCTGATTCAGCTAAGCGGTCACGGTCTTTGGTAAAGCAAGCTCACGATTTGTGACCAGATTACTAAAAGTTAGACTAAAATTAATATGGAAATAGATATTTTACACTCTGTTCATCAAACAAACGTGTACCATAGAGTCATCCtgttaaataaaatggaaaattattttgaCAGTAATCTTCAGCAGTTTATTTTTTAGATGCAGTCTTTCCCTCTATTCTACCCCCTTGGTATATTTCCACATCCATGTATCCAGATGGAATACAACTGCTTGCTTAATTGGTAGAAAATGATttgaagagagagagcaagctgcaGTGAGCTTCTGCCTTTGTACAGCCTTCTCATTTGTATGTGATCCTGTACAAACTCCAAGAACactagcaacagaaaaggaaaccaaatTGGCTCCTCCTTGCTAATAACTGGAGAAATACTTCTTTGAATCCTGCCATGAAACTGTGGAGGTTAAATTTGATTGATCTCTTATTACTGAACTTCATATGACCTCAGGTTTGAAAGGGGGGGTCCTTCCAGCCAGCTGGTCTGTTCCGCTCTCTTGATAGACACCCAAATACATCCAACTTCTCTGCAAACATTAGTTATAAGGAGTGTCCTGACTTCTTAGAGGACGCTGATGTTGTTCTGTGCTCAGTTTAACCAATAGTTTGAATCATTGTGTGTGAAAGTCATTGGGAAAGCACAAAGGATCTTTGTTCCAGCCCCAGGAAATATACTCCGAGTATCTGACCGTGTAAGGTATGAGCCTCCCTCCTGTGCATGGGAGCATGAGGAAGGTCGGTGGGAGTTCTGGAAGGGAGAGCATTCCCATGGCAGAAGCAGTGCTGGAAGGGCAAGGAGACAGCTCCTCCTGTGAgaccttcttctgcctctcttgAGTGGACTCCAGCATCCTGGCATCTGGCATGTGTGACAGGAAGCNCTTGTCCTCAGTCCtggaggggagggagcagagcNCTCCTCGAGAGCTTGGGCTAGACCTGGACTGAAAGGGCTAGGTAAGCTGTTCTTATGACTTGGCTTTGAATTCTTTAGCAGCCTATACATTCTTCTGTAAATAATTCCGTTTATAGATGCCTCTCATGGTGTGGGGCCTGAAGCTTTTCTCCACATGAGGTCTGACCTGGGCAAGGCTGCTCTGACAGGCCACTCaattctgtggttttattttaaaaaaaccaagGCAACTAAGTATGCTCTGGACAGAAACAGAGTGGCAAGCTACTTTACGATCTAGCTTATAACAAAGTGTGAGAAGAGTATTATGTTCACagttcagatatatatatatacacgtatatatgtatatgtatatgtatatatattatcatttgtTTAAACCCTGAGAATGATACTTGTATGAACTGATCTTTGTGGGGTTGTGAGAAACAAGACTGTGACTCTGGTCACGTGGACAAGAGCCCACTTTTGCACAGAAGTGACTCTTTGTAAAGAAGGGGTATATTTGGAGGCGAGAGCTTGTTAACTTGGAGGTTATAAATGGATTATGTGATTATCTTGGACTCACTGTCCTCAACAGTCAGCTTAGAGAAAGggctcctgctctctcttccccttcctcagtCCACACAGACCTCCAGTATTCCATCCACCCTGGGAAAGATGGGaaatacatttttactttaaaatgagaTGTTAAGAGTGTGACAAGAGTTTAGACCATGTGACTCAAGTTAAGATTTTCTGATAAGAGGCACAAAACAGCACTGTCACATCAAGAACAATTGAATGCTCAGAACACTgtttgaggggctggtgagatggctcagtggttaagagcactgactgctcttccaaaggtcctgagtttaattcacagcaaccacatggtggctcacaaccatctgcaatgagatctgatgccctctactggtacgtctgaaggcagctacagtgtacttagatataataataaataaatctaaaacaaaacaaaacaaaacaacacccccccccaaacaaacaaaaaaacaaacactggtTGATTTCCTCGAAGGCCCTGGAAGGTTTCTAGCAAGCCTACCTTCTCATTATTATTGTTGCCTAAATGTATAACAGCTCGGTTAGTTATGAGGAAACATCGGAGGAGCCATTCGGAAAATCGGTCTGCAAAACAGACAGTTCTGTTTAAAGataaaagtataaagaaaaaggCAACACAGTCCTGAGGAGCTGTGAGGTTAGAAACAGAGAGCCCTGGGGCACCGTGCGTTCTGCAGGAGTGAACTGAGAACCCCTGAAGGGGCAGAAAGGAcaagttgttgttgctgttgctgttgctgttgctgttgctgttgctgttgttgttattgttgctgttctcttcctcctcctcctccttcctcttcctcctcttcctcttcctcctcctcctccagttctCTGCTATTGGCGGTATGTTGTCTGATTTTTATTAGTTACGCTCTCTCAAATGATGTTTACCTTTCCAAATCCGTGAGGCGATTGCACTTGCTCTGAGGTGATGAGGTGATGCAGGAGGCATGACCAGGCTTCCCTTTATTCCCTGTAATGCCTAAGGTGTATGCAAATGAGACCTCTGCCCTGTGGACAAGCTCAGGGAAGGATGGAATAGGAAGATTGGTCCTCAGTGTGGAAAACCTGTTGTCTAAAAATGAATCACAACACATCTTCCTGAAATAGCCAAGTTCATCACTCTATTCCCCGAAAGGAAGAATGCTTTTCAGGCAAGAGACCATCTGTTGCAAGTGTTTAGAGAACACTCTCCAATCTCTCGGAATTTAAACTTCCTTACACCCGGTTCAACGTTTGATAAGGCAGGGGCGCTAACAGGATGGGAACTGAGTTACTATATTAAGAAATCCAGGCGGAACAGAAACCAGCCCCCTGGAGTTATTTTGTTTATGCTGCATCTGTTTTAATTAACATAATATTTACATGAGACTGGCCTCTGATATGTTTTCTGCTGCAACTGTCAcatgttttattctttccttctttcttttttgaagtttttttcattttttttttccacaaaagcTTGTGAGAATTAGACACAGCCTCAAAGCATAACATTCTGGCTTGACGCAGTGTGAGGTCAGACATCAGTTCCTAGTGGCTAGTGAAACTTCAACCTAAGATAAATAATGTGTTTTTACTATAAACACTTCTCAAATATTGTACAAGGCGTACTCACTCTAAAAGTCTTCAGTGTTTACCTCGAGTTCAGATTTAAttgcacatttttatttgtgGAATCTGGCAGCCTGTGGGTGATGGCTCAGAAGGCTATAGGAGTGGAAAGAAGATTGCCTGTGCATTCCTGAAGGGGCTGTTTGGAGGACCCACAGTCAGGGCGCAAGGCTGAAGAGCATCTTTGAGATTAGAGGTTGAATCTTGTTTGACCACAATGCTACAAACCCAGGAATTCCTAATACCTTGTCAGGTCCTTTTACATGACCATTTCAAGTTTTCTCCTTAGTGAATTCTTCAGAAACCTGCAGGCCAGTGACCTGAAGGCCAGTTTTTTAACCTGCCGTGTCCATCCCAGATTCTTGTGTACCAATGTCCCAATCTTGCCTGTAGCTGTAGCTCATTCTTGTTACCTATCACAGTGTGACAAACCACACCCAGGAGGCTCTTTAGATGATGACAAccatttcttttctcataaaCCTTGGGTTGATTCAGTTGGGAGGGGACTTCTCTGAGATGTCTGTGGTCTGATGGTGGCAGGGATACCATCAAGGTAAAGGTACCTGGGATAGAGTCTTAGGGcgtctccatttttttcttatcatgtTCTCTCCACAAGGCCACCTTGGGGGTAGCCCAAAAGCTCCCAGTGTATCTTCCTCAAAGGCTAGCAGTGTCCCCCTTTCAACATCCCTTTGGGCAAGTGTGAGTCACTAAGCCAATTCAGACTTGGAGGGAGAGAATGGAACTCTGCCTCCTGCTGACCGACAAGTAGATGGATTCTCAGAGGTCTCTAAAACTTAGTCAGGAATTAGAAGATCTCTAAAAGACTGCGACAGGCACACAGGTCACACATGTGAATAAAAGGGTCCTAAGGTCCTACCATTTTCACACCAGTCCAGATCACCGGCTCACNCCAGATTTCCCAGCTGGGGCTTACACTAATATCCTTCATGTCTCAgtccatttttaaatgaaaggaacAGACTCCAGGAGCTCACCTTTGAAGCAAGTCTCATTCCATTCGAACTGACAGACAGCTGCCCATTCTCCCCTTCATCTTAACTATCAGCTAAGTAAATTGAGATACATCAGACGTGACTTAACAGTCACAAAAAAT contains:
- the Bmp10 gene encoding bone morphogenetic protein 10, whose translation is MGSLVLPLSAVFCLVAHSASGSPIMGLEQSPLEEDMPFFDDIFMEQDGIDFNTLLQSMKNEFLKTLNLSDIPVQDTGRVDPPEYMLELYNKFATDRTSMPSANIIRSFKNEDLFSQPVTFNGLRKYPLLFNVSIPHHEEVVMAELRLYTLVQRDRMMYDGVDRKITIFEVLESADGSEEERSMLILVSTEIYGTNSEWETFDVTDATRRWQKSGPSTHQLEIHIESRQNQAEDTGRGQLEIDMSAQNKHDPLLVVFSDDQSNDKEQKEELNELXTHEQDLDLDSDAFFSGPDEEALLQMRSNMIDDSSARIRRNAKGNYCKKTPLYIDFKEIGWDSWIIAPPGYEAYXCRGVCNYPLAEHLTPTKHAIIQALVHLKNSQKASKACCVPTKLDPISILYLDKGVVTYKFKYEGMAVSECGCR